A region of Pseudomonas cavernicola DNA encodes the following proteins:
- a CDS encoding nitroreductase family protein: MSNPIKSLIESRVSTGRYQVNRDLSDQDVSELVRLATRAPSAYNFQNWKFIVVRSPEAKARLRAVSYGQQQVVDAPVTFIICGTLAAHESLAQALQPSVDAGILDQSTLEGWVAAAKGSHPGNPQLQRDEALRSASLAAMTLMLAAQGMGLSTGAMSGFDALGVAREFGLAANEVPVILVTAGYPATGNWPQKPRRPLQEVLEFA; the protein is encoded by the coding sequence ATGTCCAACCCCATTAAGAGCCTTATCGAATCGCGGGTCTCGACCGGCCGTTACCAAGTTAACCGTGATCTATCGGATCAGGACGTCAGCGAACTGGTGCGCCTAGCCACCCGAGCACCCTCGGCCTACAACTTCCAGAACTGGAAATTCATCGTCGTACGCTCGCCGGAGGCCAAAGCACGTTTGCGAGCTGTGTCCTACGGGCAGCAACAGGTGGTGGACGCGCCCGTTACCTTCATCATCTGCGGCACCCTAGCGGCGCATGAAAGCCTCGCTCAGGCGCTGCAACCTTCGGTCGATGCGGGCATCCTGGATCAGTCGACCCTTGAGGGCTGGGTCGCCGCAGCCAAAGGTTCGCACCCCGGCAACCCGCAACTACAGCGCGACGAGGCGCTTCGTTCGGCATCCCTGGCGGCGATGACGCTAATGCTCGCCGCTCAAGGCATGGGACTGTCGACAGGGGCGATGAGCGGCTTCGATGCACTTGGCGTGGCGCGCGAGTTCGGGTTGGCCGCTAACGAGGTGCCGGTCATCCTGGTAACGGCTGGCTACCCAGCAACAGGCAACTGGCCACAAAAGCCACGCAGGCCGCTGCAAGAGGTACTTGAGTTTGCTTGA
- a CDS encoding EamA family transporter produces MVTTHTRLAWLDALTTALAPAIWGSTYIVTTELLPPDLPFTAALLRTLPAGVLLVLFSRHIPKQAEWGRLAVLAALNIGFFQALLFVAAYRLPGGLAAVVGAVQPLLVMGLVWVLDRHQPAYLAVWASLLGIGGMAALLLSPGAAWDPIGIAAAFAGTTCMAAGTYLTRRWRPAVPLLAFTGWQLLVGGLLLLPVAWAVDPPLPTLSATQMLGYAYLSLFGALLAYVLWFRGIARLSPVAVSSLGLLSPLMAVVMGWALLGQSMTGVSLAGLIAVLGSILAVQWASSSREPTPAPQGAR; encoded by the coding sequence ATGGTCACCACACACACCCGTCTAGCCTGGCTGGATGCGCTCACCACCGCGCTGGCCCCGGCTATCTGGGGCTCGACCTACATAGTCACCACCGAGCTGCTGCCGCCGGACCTGCCCTTCACGGCGGCCTTGCTGCGCACCCTGCCGGCGGGCGTTTTGCTGGTGCTGTTCAGCCGGCATATACCCAAGCAGGCTGAGTGGGGCCGTTTGGCTGTACTCGCGGCGCTGAATATCGGCTTCTTTCAGGCGCTGCTGTTTGTGGCGGCATATCGGTTGCCCGGCGGCTTGGCAGCAGTGGTCGGTGCCGTCCAGCCCCTGTTGGTGATGGGACTGGTGTGGGTCCTTGACCGGCACCAGCCTGCTTACCTGGCCGTTTGGGCCAGCCTGCTGGGGATAGGGGGCATGGCCGCCTTGCTGCTGTCTCCCGGTGCCGCGTGGGACCCGATCGGAATTGCCGCGGCCTTTGCCGGTACTACGTGCATGGCCGCCGGCACCTACCTGACGCGGCGCTGGCGGCCCGCGGTGCCATTGCTGGCCTTCACCGGCTGGCAGTTGCTGGTGGGCGGGCTGTTACTGCTGCCCGTGGCCTGGGCGGTCGATCCGCCCCTGCCGACGCTGAGCGCCACGCAGATGCTGGGTTACGCCTATCTCTCGCTCTTCGGTGCCCTGCTGGCCTATGTGCTGTGGTTCCGCGGTATTGCACGGCTATCGCCAGTGGCGGTGTCGTCGCTGGGCCTTTTGAGCCCCTTGATGGCGGTCGTCATGGGTTGGGCACTGTTGGGCCAGAGCATGACAGGCGTGTCGCTGGCTGGGCTGATTGCCGTGCTCGGCAGCATCCTGGCGGTGCAGTGGGCTTCCAGCTCACGCGAACCAACGCCGGCCCCCCAAGGCGCGCGCTGA